One part of the Neodiprion virginianus isolate iyNeoVirg1 chromosome 3, iyNeoVirg1.1, whole genome shotgun sequence genome encodes these proteins:
- the LOC124301082 gene encoding uncharacterized protein LOC124301082 isoform X2 gives MKTTHRALSFDETSMDSGPPLETLTEGFVSSSKREVVCKVSAAAEVTSLDEAKSVIKALLARQRAQAHQMLDWRRALKLQEDLVARLTVEKAEQLFALSSQLLLFESKLSRKQKEIEASLAQREAIILRQQQVITELQSRLADKSTGTRDSPPCDALDRLDSLGDSDSAVVLEETADDPAPPRFRSNITDVTVIRSVSDAVEPSNKYASLRRCNGYLRRPEILETVYSVEEDGDSENNQDPSESTENSEYEDRRSKSLGGGKGRLQDLYGSFERLAQEADSPPSERPREESQQAQVTYNRVMSNHRSVTKPKDVKYKRINKAKSKSLEELRGRLRNWVEKGNKIAISLDQSYA, from the exons CTTTGACGAAACGTCGATGGACAGTGGTCCTCCTCTGGAAACGCTTACCGAGGGTTTCGTGAGCAGTTCGAAACGCGAAGTGGTCTGCAAGGTATCCGCCGCGGCGGAGGTCACTTCCCTGGACGAAGCTAAATCGGTTATCAAGGCTCTCTTGGCGAGACAGCGGGCGCAGGCGCACCAGATGTTGGACTGGCGAAGGGCTCTTAAATTGCAG GAGGATCTGGTAGCCAGGCTGACGGTCGAGAAAGCCGAACAACTGTTCGCGTTGTCCTCTCAGCTGCTGTTGTTCGAGTCGAAATTATCGAGGAAGCAGAAGGAGATCGAAGCTAGTCTTGCCCAGAGGGAGGCCATCATTTTGAGACAGCAACAAGTCATCACGGAACTGCAGAGCAGACTCGCTGACAAAAGTACCGGCACCAGGGATTCCCCGCCTTGCGATGCCCTCGACAGACTTGACAGCCTCGGTGACAGCGACAGCGCCGTTGTTCTCGAGGAAACTGCCGATGATCCTGCTCCCCCGAG GTTTCGATCAAACATCACGGACGTCACGGTGATCAGGTCGGTCTCCGACGCGGTGGAACCATCGAATAAGTACGCCTCTTTACGTCGTTGTAACGGCTACCTACGCAGACCGGAAATCCTTGAAACGGTCTACTCCGTGGAGGAGGACGGCGATAGTGAGAATAATCAGGATCCGTCCGAGTCGACGGAAAACTCCGAGTACGAGGATCGGAGGTCAAAGAGCCTTGGAGGCGGCAAAGGACGTCTGCAGGACCTGTACGGCAGTTTCGAGAGGCTGGCTCAGGAGGCCGATTCGCCACCCAGTGAAAGACCCCGAGAAGAGAGTCAACAGGCTCAG GTGACGTATAACAGGGTAATGAGCAATCACAGATCCGTGACGAAGCCGAAGGACGTTAAATACAAAAGGATAAACAAAGCGAAATCCAAAAGTCTGGAGGAACTCCGGGGGCGTTTGAGAAATTGGGTTGAAAAGGGGAATAAAATTGCTATATCGCTCGATCAATCATACGCCTGA
- the LOC124301082 gene encoding uncharacterized protein LOC124301082 isoform X3: protein MGVRLVYCFDETSMDSGPPLETLTEGFVSSSKREVVCKVSAAAEVTSLDEAKSVIKALLARQRAQAHQMLDWRRALKLQEDLVARLTVEKAEQLFALSSQLLLFESKLSRKQKEIEASLAQREAIILRQQQVITELQSRLADKSTGTRDSPPCDALDRLDSLGDSDSAVVLEETADDPAPPRFRSNITDVTVIRSVSDAVEPSNKYASLRRCNGYLRRPEILETVYSVEEDGDSENNQDPSESTENSEYEDRRSKSLGGGKGRLQDLYGSFERLAQEADSPPSERPREESQQAQVTYNRVMSNHRSVTKPKDVKYKRINKAKSKSLEELRGRLRNWVEKGNKIAISLDQSYA from the exons CTTTGACGAAACGTCGATGGACAGTGGTCCTCCTCTGGAAACGCTTACCGAGGGTTTCGTGAGCAGTTCGAAACGCGAAGTGGTCTGCAAGGTATCCGCCGCGGCGGAGGTCACTTCCCTGGACGAAGCTAAATCGGTTATCAAGGCTCTCTTGGCGAGACAGCGGGCGCAGGCGCACCAGATGTTGGACTGGCGAAGGGCTCTTAAATTGCAG GAGGATCTGGTAGCCAGGCTGACGGTCGAGAAAGCCGAACAACTGTTCGCGTTGTCCTCTCAGCTGCTGTTGTTCGAGTCGAAATTATCGAGGAAGCAGAAGGAGATCGAAGCTAGTCTTGCCCAGAGGGAGGCCATCATTTTGAGACAGCAACAAGTCATCACGGAACTGCAGAGCAGACTCGCTGACAAAAGTACCGGCACCAGGGATTCCCCGCCTTGCGATGCCCTCGACAGACTTGACAGCCTCGGTGACAGCGACAGCGCCGTTGTTCTCGAGGAAACTGCCGATGATCCTGCTCCCCCGAG GTTTCGATCAAACATCACGGACGTCACGGTGATCAGGTCGGTCTCCGACGCGGTGGAACCATCGAATAAGTACGCCTCTTTACGTCGTTGTAACGGCTACCTACGCAGACCGGAAATCCTTGAAACGGTCTACTCCGTGGAGGAGGACGGCGATAGTGAGAATAATCAGGATCCGTCCGAGTCGACGGAAAACTCCGAGTACGAGGATCGGAGGTCAAAGAGCCTTGGAGGCGGCAAAGGACGTCTGCAGGACCTGTACGGCAGTTTCGAGAGGCTGGCTCAGGAGGCCGATTCGCCACCCAGTGAAAGACCCCGAGAAGAGAGTCAACAGGCTCAG GTGACGTATAACAGGGTAATGAGCAATCACAGATCCGTGACGAAGCCGAAGGACGTTAAATACAAAAGGATAAACAAAGCGAAATCCAAAAGTCTGGAGGAACTCCGGGGGCGTTTGAGAAATTGGGTTGAAAAGGGGAATAAAATTGCTATATCGCTCGATCAATCATACGCCTGA
- the LOC124301082 gene encoding uncharacterized protein LOC124301082 isoform X5 gives MYASFDETSMDSGPPLETLTEGFVSSSKREVVCKVSAAAEVTSLDEAKSVIKALLARQRAQAHQMLDWRRALKLQEDLVARLTVEKAEQLFALSSQLLLFESKLSRKQKEIEASLAQREAIILRQQQVITELQSRLADKSTGTRDSPPCDALDRLDSLGDSDSAVVLEETADDPAPPRFRSNITDVTVIRSVSDAVEPSNKYASLRRCNGYLRRPEILETVYSVEEDGDSENNQDPSESTENSEYEDRRSKSLGGGKGRLQDLYGSFERLAQEADSPPSERPREESQQAQVTYNRVMSNHRSVTKPKDVKYKRINKAKSKSLEELRGRLRNWVEKGNKIAISLDQSYA, from the exons CTTTGACGAAACGTCGATGGACAGTGGTCCTCCTCTGGAAACGCTTACCGAGGGTTTCGTGAGCAGTTCGAAACGCGAAGTGGTCTGCAAGGTATCCGCCGCGGCGGAGGTCACTTCCCTGGACGAAGCTAAATCGGTTATCAAGGCTCTCTTGGCGAGACAGCGGGCGCAGGCGCACCAGATGTTGGACTGGCGAAGGGCTCTTAAATTGCAG GAGGATCTGGTAGCCAGGCTGACGGTCGAGAAAGCCGAACAACTGTTCGCGTTGTCCTCTCAGCTGCTGTTGTTCGAGTCGAAATTATCGAGGAAGCAGAAGGAGATCGAAGCTAGTCTTGCCCAGAGGGAGGCCATCATTTTGAGACAGCAACAAGTCATCACGGAACTGCAGAGCAGACTCGCTGACAAAAGTACCGGCACCAGGGATTCCCCGCCTTGCGATGCCCTCGACAGACTTGACAGCCTCGGTGACAGCGACAGCGCCGTTGTTCTCGAGGAAACTGCCGATGATCCTGCTCCCCCGAG GTTTCGATCAAACATCACGGACGTCACGGTGATCAGGTCGGTCTCCGACGCGGTGGAACCATCGAATAAGTACGCCTCTTTACGTCGTTGTAACGGCTACCTACGCAGACCGGAAATCCTTGAAACGGTCTACTCCGTGGAGGAGGACGGCGATAGTGAGAATAATCAGGATCCGTCCGAGTCGACGGAAAACTCCGAGTACGAGGATCGGAGGTCAAAGAGCCTTGGAGGCGGCAAAGGACGTCTGCAGGACCTGTACGGCAGTTTCGAGAGGCTGGCTCAGGAGGCCGATTCGCCACCCAGTGAAAGACCCCGAGAAGAGAGTCAACAGGCTCAG GTGACGTATAACAGGGTAATGAGCAATCACAGATCCGTGACGAAGCCGAAGGACGTTAAATACAAAAGGATAAACAAAGCGAAATCCAAAAGTCTGGAGGAACTCCGGGGGCGTTTGAGAAATTGGGTTGAAAAGGGGAATAAAATTGCTATATCGCTCGATCAATCATACGCCTGA
- the LOC124301082 gene encoding uncharacterized protein LOC124301082 isoform X1, with translation MKTHSPASSPKFADYEFYVQSCRLSPGNETPFDETSMDSGPPLETLTEGFVSSSKREVVCKVSAAAEVTSLDEAKSVIKALLARQRAQAHQMLDWRRALKLQEDLVARLTVEKAEQLFALSSQLLLFESKLSRKQKEIEASLAQREAIILRQQQVITELQSRLADKSTGTRDSPPCDALDRLDSLGDSDSAVVLEETADDPAPPRFRSNITDVTVIRSVSDAVEPSNKYASLRRCNGYLRRPEILETVYSVEEDGDSENNQDPSESTENSEYEDRRSKSLGGGKGRLQDLYGSFERLAQEADSPPSERPREESQQAQVTYNRVMSNHRSVTKPKDVKYKRINKAKSKSLEELRGRLRNWVEKGNKIAISLDQSYA, from the exons CTTTGACGAAACGTCGATGGACAGTGGTCCTCCTCTGGAAACGCTTACCGAGGGTTTCGTGAGCAGTTCGAAACGCGAAGTGGTCTGCAAGGTATCCGCCGCGGCGGAGGTCACTTCCCTGGACGAAGCTAAATCGGTTATCAAGGCTCTCTTGGCGAGACAGCGGGCGCAGGCGCACCAGATGTTGGACTGGCGAAGGGCTCTTAAATTGCAG GAGGATCTGGTAGCCAGGCTGACGGTCGAGAAAGCCGAACAACTGTTCGCGTTGTCCTCTCAGCTGCTGTTGTTCGAGTCGAAATTATCGAGGAAGCAGAAGGAGATCGAAGCTAGTCTTGCCCAGAGGGAGGCCATCATTTTGAGACAGCAACAAGTCATCACGGAACTGCAGAGCAGACTCGCTGACAAAAGTACCGGCACCAGGGATTCCCCGCCTTGCGATGCCCTCGACAGACTTGACAGCCTCGGTGACAGCGACAGCGCCGTTGTTCTCGAGGAAACTGCCGATGATCCTGCTCCCCCGAG GTTTCGATCAAACATCACGGACGTCACGGTGATCAGGTCGGTCTCCGACGCGGTGGAACCATCGAATAAGTACGCCTCTTTACGTCGTTGTAACGGCTACCTACGCAGACCGGAAATCCTTGAAACGGTCTACTCCGTGGAGGAGGACGGCGATAGTGAGAATAATCAGGATCCGTCCGAGTCGACGGAAAACTCCGAGTACGAGGATCGGAGGTCAAAGAGCCTTGGAGGCGGCAAAGGACGTCTGCAGGACCTGTACGGCAGTTTCGAGAGGCTGGCTCAGGAGGCCGATTCGCCACCCAGTGAAAGACCCCGAGAAGAGAGTCAACAGGCTCAG GTGACGTATAACAGGGTAATGAGCAATCACAGATCCGTGACGAAGCCGAAGGACGTTAAATACAAAAGGATAAACAAAGCGAAATCCAAAAGTCTGGAGGAACTCCGGGGGCGTTTGAGAAATTGGGTTGAAAAGGGGAATAAAATTGCTATATCGCTCGATCAATCATACGCCTGA
- the LOC124301082 gene encoding uncharacterized protein LOC124301082 isoform X4 translates to MFDRFDETSMDSGPPLETLTEGFVSSSKREVVCKVSAAAEVTSLDEAKSVIKALLARQRAQAHQMLDWRRALKLQEDLVARLTVEKAEQLFALSSQLLLFESKLSRKQKEIEASLAQREAIILRQQQVITELQSRLADKSTGTRDSPPCDALDRLDSLGDSDSAVVLEETADDPAPPRFRSNITDVTVIRSVSDAVEPSNKYASLRRCNGYLRRPEILETVYSVEEDGDSENNQDPSESTENSEYEDRRSKSLGGGKGRLQDLYGSFERLAQEADSPPSERPREESQQAQVTYNRVMSNHRSVTKPKDVKYKRINKAKSKSLEELRGRLRNWVEKGNKIAISLDQSYA, encoded by the exons CTTTGACGAAACGTCGATGGACAGTGGTCCTCCTCTGGAAACGCTTACCGAGGGTTTCGTGAGCAGTTCGAAACGCGAAGTGGTCTGCAAGGTATCCGCCGCGGCGGAGGTCACTTCCCTGGACGAAGCTAAATCGGTTATCAAGGCTCTCTTGGCGAGACAGCGGGCGCAGGCGCACCAGATGTTGGACTGGCGAAGGGCTCTTAAATTGCAG GAGGATCTGGTAGCCAGGCTGACGGTCGAGAAAGCCGAACAACTGTTCGCGTTGTCCTCTCAGCTGCTGTTGTTCGAGTCGAAATTATCGAGGAAGCAGAAGGAGATCGAAGCTAGTCTTGCCCAGAGGGAGGCCATCATTTTGAGACAGCAACAAGTCATCACGGAACTGCAGAGCAGACTCGCTGACAAAAGTACCGGCACCAGGGATTCCCCGCCTTGCGATGCCCTCGACAGACTTGACAGCCTCGGTGACAGCGACAGCGCCGTTGTTCTCGAGGAAACTGCCGATGATCCTGCTCCCCCGAG GTTTCGATCAAACATCACGGACGTCACGGTGATCAGGTCGGTCTCCGACGCGGTGGAACCATCGAATAAGTACGCCTCTTTACGTCGTTGTAACGGCTACCTACGCAGACCGGAAATCCTTGAAACGGTCTACTCCGTGGAGGAGGACGGCGATAGTGAGAATAATCAGGATCCGTCCGAGTCGACGGAAAACTCCGAGTACGAGGATCGGAGGTCAAAGAGCCTTGGAGGCGGCAAAGGACGTCTGCAGGACCTGTACGGCAGTTTCGAGAGGCTGGCTCAGGAGGCCGATTCGCCACCCAGTGAAAGACCCCGAGAAGAGAGTCAACAGGCTCAG GTGACGTATAACAGGGTAATGAGCAATCACAGATCCGTGACGAAGCCGAAGGACGTTAAATACAAAAGGATAAACAAAGCGAAATCCAAAAGTCTGGAGGAACTCCGGGGGCGTTTGAGAAATTGGGTTGAAAAGGGGAATAAAATTGCTATATCGCTCGATCAATCATACGCCTGA
- the LOC124301082 gene encoding uncharacterized protein LOC124301082 isoform X6 has protein sequence MDSGPPLETLTEGFVSSSKREVVCKVSAAAEVTSLDEAKSVIKALLARQRAQAHQMLDWRRALKLQEDLVARLTVEKAEQLFALSSQLLLFESKLSRKQKEIEASLAQREAIILRQQQVITELQSRLADKSTGTRDSPPCDALDRLDSLGDSDSAVVLEETADDPAPPRFRSNITDVTVIRSVSDAVEPSNKYASLRRCNGYLRRPEILETVYSVEEDGDSENNQDPSESTENSEYEDRRSKSLGGGKGRLQDLYGSFERLAQEADSPPSERPREESQQAQVTYNRVMSNHRSVTKPKDVKYKRINKAKSKSLEELRGRLRNWVEKGNKIAISLDQSYA, from the exons ATGGACAGTGGTCCTCCTCTGGAAACGCTTACCGAGGGTTTCGTGAGCAGTTCGAAACGCGAAGTGGTCTGCAAGGTATCCGCCGCGGCGGAGGTCACTTCCCTGGACGAAGCTAAATCGGTTATCAAGGCTCTCTTGGCGAGACAGCGGGCGCAGGCGCACCAGATGTTGGACTGGCGAAGGGCTCTTAAATTGCAG GAGGATCTGGTAGCCAGGCTGACGGTCGAGAAAGCCGAACAACTGTTCGCGTTGTCCTCTCAGCTGCTGTTGTTCGAGTCGAAATTATCGAGGAAGCAGAAGGAGATCGAAGCTAGTCTTGCCCAGAGGGAGGCCATCATTTTGAGACAGCAACAAGTCATCACGGAACTGCAGAGCAGACTCGCTGACAAAAGTACCGGCACCAGGGATTCCCCGCCTTGCGATGCCCTCGACAGACTTGACAGCCTCGGTGACAGCGACAGCGCCGTTGTTCTCGAGGAAACTGCCGATGATCCTGCTCCCCCGAG GTTTCGATCAAACATCACGGACGTCACGGTGATCAGGTCGGTCTCCGACGCGGTGGAACCATCGAATAAGTACGCCTCTTTACGTCGTTGTAACGGCTACCTACGCAGACCGGAAATCCTTGAAACGGTCTACTCCGTGGAGGAGGACGGCGATAGTGAGAATAATCAGGATCCGTCCGAGTCGACGGAAAACTCCGAGTACGAGGATCGGAGGTCAAAGAGCCTTGGAGGCGGCAAAGGACGTCTGCAGGACCTGTACGGCAGTTTCGAGAGGCTGGCTCAGGAGGCCGATTCGCCACCCAGTGAAAGACCCCGAGAAGAGAGTCAACAGGCTCAG GTGACGTATAACAGGGTAATGAGCAATCACAGATCCGTGACGAAGCCGAAGGACGTTAAATACAAAAGGATAAACAAAGCGAAATCCAAAAGTCTGGAGGAACTCCGGGGGCGTTTGAGAAATTGGGTTGAAAAGGGGAATAAAATTGCTATATCGCTCGATCAATCATACGCCTGA
- the LOC124301081 gene encoding PHAF1 protein CG7083 isoform X1: protein MLELEVVPERSLGCEQWEFILGMHFSQSVAIIQSQVGIIRGVQVLYSDTNPLEVDLVINLPHDGVRLIFDPVAQRLKIIEIYNMKLVKLKYCGLPFNSPEVLPSIEQIEHSFGATHPGVYDSDKQVQLRLCSVFVLNFRGLSFYFPIDSKFQPGYAHGLGSLRFSNGASPLVAKTAIYVGNNVATGTAGGGEEHSPKTSPPPLPLVCYHNNLYLDKAEVIRDKIRTRGLKLHLFTEGGSATRVLLEPKKHRFTKEVWFGDSCEDVLSALGAPSRVFFKAEDKMRIHSPHAHKRDKTRRSDFFYNYFTLGLDVLFDAKTQWVKKFVLHTNYPGHYNFNMYHRCEFTLNLPPETNGASDSGKLIDVSPSPVTITAYTKWDRVSEQLKASARPVVLNRASSTNTTNPFGCTFCYGVRDVIVEVMANQHIASVTLYETA, encoded by the exons ATGCTGGAGCTTGAGGTGGTACCCGAGAGGTCTCTCGGTTGTGAGCAGTGGGAATTTATTTTAG GAATGCATTTCTCTCAATCTGTAGCAATAATACAATCACAAGTGGGCATTATAAGGGGAGTACAAGTTCTTTACAGTGATACT aatCCATTAGAAGTAGACTTAGTAATAAATTTACCACATGACGGGGTACGACTTATATTCGATCCAGTCGCGCAGAGGttgaaaattatagaaatatataatatgaagCTAGTTAAACTTAAATATTGTGGTCTGCCTTTCAATTCACCAGAGGTACTTCCATCTATTGAACAAATAGAACATTCGTTTGGGGCTACTCATCCTGGCGTCTATGACAGTGACAAACAGGTACAATTGAGATTATGCAGT GTGTTCGTTCTGAATTTCAGAGGACTGTCGTTCTACTTCCCAATAGATTCTAAATTTCAACCAGGCTATGCACATGGCTTGGGATCCTTACGATTCTCTAACGGAGCTTCACCACTGGTGGCTAAAACTGCTATTTATGTTGGAAATAATGTTGCTACTGGAACTGCTGGCGGAGGAGAAGAACATAGTCCCAAAACATCTCCTCCACCTTTACCACTC GTCTGCTACCATAACAACTTGTATTTGGACAAGGCAGAAGTAATTAGAGATAAAATTCGTACCCGTGGTTTGAAATTGCATCTCTTCACGGAGGGAGGCTCAGCAACAAGGGTTCTATTGGAGCCTAAAAAACATCGTTTTACCAAAGAG GTTTGGTTCGGGGATTCGTGTGAAGATGTGTTGAGTGCTCTTGGGGCGCCTTCTCGAGTATTTTTCAAAGCAGAGGACAAAATGAGAATCCACAGTCCCCATGCGCATAAGCGGGACAAAACCAGGCGTTCAGATTTCTTTTACAATTACTTTACCCTTGGACTG GACGTTTTGTTCGATGCCAAGACGCagtgggtaaaaaaatttgtactgCACACAAATTATCCAGGGcattataatttcaatatgtACCATCGTTGTGAATTCACTTTGAATCTACCACCGGAAACAAATGGCGCATCCGATTCTGGAAAACTCATTGACGTTTCTCCATCCCCAGTAACA ATCACTGCCTACACTAAATGGGACAGAGTAAGCGAGCAGTTAAAGGCTAGTGCGCGACCCGTTGTATTAAATCGCGCATCTTCGACCAACACTACAAATCCATTTGGATGCACGTTTTGCTATGGCGTTCGCGATGTGATCGTAGAAGTAATGGCTAATCAACATATTGCCAGTGTTACGTTATATGAGACGGCGTGA
- the LOC124301081 gene encoding PHAF1 protein CG7083 isoform X2: MLELEVVPERSLGCEQWEFILGMHFSQSVAIIQSQVGIIRGVQVLYSDTNPLEVDLVINLPHDGVRLIFDPVAQRLKIIEIYNMKLVKLKYCGLPFNSPEVLPSIEQIEHSFGATHPGVYDSDKQVFVLNFRGLSFYFPIDSKFQPGYAHGLGSLRFSNGASPLVAKTAIYVGNNVATGTAGGGEEHSPKTSPPPLPLVCYHNNLYLDKAEVIRDKIRTRGLKLHLFTEGGSATRVLLEPKKHRFTKEVWFGDSCEDVLSALGAPSRVFFKAEDKMRIHSPHAHKRDKTRRSDFFYNYFTLGLDVLFDAKTQWVKKFVLHTNYPGHYNFNMYHRCEFTLNLPPETNGASDSGKLIDVSPSPVTITAYTKWDRVSEQLKASARPVVLNRASSTNTTNPFGCTFCYGVRDVIVEVMANQHIASVTLYETA, from the exons ATGCTGGAGCTTGAGGTGGTACCCGAGAGGTCTCTCGGTTGTGAGCAGTGGGAATTTATTTTAG GAATGCATTTCTCTCAATCTGTAGCAATAATACAATCACAAGTGGGCATTATAAGGGGAGTACAAGTTCTTTACAGTGATACT aatCCATTAGAAGTAGACTTAGTAATAAATTTACCACATGACGGGGTACGACTTATATTCGATCCAGTCGCGCAGAGGttgaaaattatagaaatatataatatgaagCTAGTTAAACTTAAATATTGTGGTCTGCCTTTCAATTCACCAGAGGTACTTCCATCTATTGAACAAATAGAACATTCGTTTGGGGCTACTCATCCTGGCGTCTATGACAGTGACAAACAG GTGTTCGTTCTGAATTTCAGAGGACTGTCGTTCTACTTCCCAATAGATTCTAAATTTCAACCAGGCTATGCACATGGCTTGGGATCCTTACGATTCTCTAACGGAGCTTCACCACTGGTGGCTAAAACTGCTATTTATGTTGGAAATAATGTTGCTACTGGAACTGCTGGCGGAGGAGAAGAACATAGTCCCAAAACATCTCCTCCACCTTTACCACTC GTCTGCTACCATAACAACTTGTATTTGGACAAGGCAGAAGTAATTAGAGATAAAATTCGTACCCGTGGTTTGAAATTGCATCTCTTCACGGAGGGAGGCTCAGCAACAAGGGTTCTATTGGAGCCTAAAAAACATCGTTTTACCAAAGAG GTTTGGTTCGGGGATTCGTGTGAAGATGTGTTGAGTGCTCTTGGGGCGCCTTCTCGAGTATTTTTCAAAGCAGAGGACAAAATGAGAATCCACAGTCCCCATGCGCATAAGCGGGACAAAACCAGGCGTTCAGATTTCTTTTACAATTACTTTACCCTTGGACTG GACGTTTTGTTCGATGCCAAGACGCagtgggtaaaaaaatttgtactgCACACAAATTATCCAGGGcattataatttcaatatgtACCATCGTTGTGAATTCACTTTGAATCTACCACCGGAAACAAATGGCGCATCCGATTCTGGAAAACTCATTGACGTTTCTCCATCCCCAGTAACA ATCACTGCCTACACTAAATGGGACAGAGTAAGCGAGCAGTTAAAGGCTAGTGCGCGACCCGTTGTATTAAATCGCGCATCTTCGACCAACACTACAAATCCATTTGGATGCACGTTTTGCTATGGCGTTCGCGATGTGATCGTAGAAGTAATGGCTAATCAACATATTGCCAGTGTTACGTTATATGAGACGGCGTGA